One stretch of Aigarchaeota archaeon DNA includes these proteins:
- a CDS encoding DNA-directed DNA polymerase I translates to MVQDSCRVQQTSLEDWIKGGEKTLYLLSSAYDGQTGKAYLKMLDPEKNEVLILYDESGHKPYCYSNLSLEELSNNQELKARGAIDFVEEKKYDLLHDREVTLTKIIANDPLAIGGRSNSIREFITVWEADIPYHLCYLYDKRLIPGMPYAIVNGELVMMTANEETVSQIITMAKHLSEAKGEDAEEIRRWFSILEAQYPKIKHVSIDIEVLAPVTTRVPSPTKAEDPVVAISFVGSDGFKAVFLLKRGNTVSNPIEEGFELKLFDDEKTMLEEAFNIMSSYPLVATFNGDDFDLPYLKNRGDKLGIPKEKNPILIGREGATLRKGIHVDLYRLFLNKSIQVYAFDNKYRENTLEAISRALVGKGKVEIDKPMGELSLEELARYSFWDAALVHELLTFNDSLLIKLLIILARIGRMPIEEVCRHGVSGWIKSLLYFEHRRRGYLIPRQDELLKEKGAITTKAIIEGKKYRGALVAEPMAGVHFGVTVLDFASLYPSALKEWNLSYETVRCVHEECKDNIIPETGHWACKKRRGLQSLVIGALRDIRIGWYKPKSGDKTLQPEVRSWYEVVQRALKVLLNASYGVFGFSNFQLYCPPVAESTAAIGRYAFKMTLKKAKELGIQVVYGDTDSLFLKTNDPKLIDELISWAKNTLRLDLEVDKVYRYVVFSTRKKNYLGVTTKDVVDVKGLTGKKRHIPTFIKEAFDNMLEEFKKVQSEEDFEQAKRNLQNLLRAWYYKLKNGQFELEDLAFRVMLSKMPEKYTKTTPQHVKAARKLEAVGIQLSAGDIISFVKTKDKDGVRPLQLARPEHIDVEKYIDYMRSTFEQVLDALGIDFDKMVGVSSLESFM, encoded by the coding sequence GTGGTTCAAGATTCTTGTAGAGTACAACAGACATCCTTGGAAGACTGGATAAAGGGCGGAGAAAAGACGCTATATCTACTGTCGTCAGCCTACGATGGTCAGACGGGCAAGGCTTATCTTAAGATGCTCGATCCTGAAAAGAACGAAGTACTCATACTTTACGACGAGAGCGGTCATAAGCCTTATTGTTATTCAAATCTGAGTTTAGAGGAACTCTCCAACAATCAAGAGCTTAAGGCTAGAGGGGCCATAGATTTTGTAGAAGAAAAGAAGTACGATCTTTTGCATGACAGGGAAGTAACGTTGACGAAGATAATCGCCAACGACCCGCTGGCAATCGGAGGAAGGTCCAATTCGATCAGGGAATTCATCACGGTCTGGGAGGCAGACATACCTTATCATCTCTGCTACCTGTACGACAAGAGATTGATACCGGGCATGCCTTACGCGATTGTCAACGGAGAGCTTGTCATGATGACTGCCAACGAAGAAACCGTCAGCCAAATAATTACTATGGCCAAACATCTTTCTGAAGCGAAGGGCGAGGATGCTGAGGAGATTCGAAGATGGTTCTCAATTCTGGAGGCGCAGTATCCAAAGATTAAGCATGTTTCCATCGATATAGAAGTTCTAGCACCAGTAACCACTAGGGTTCCCTCACCGACGAAGGCCGAAGATCCTGTCGTGGCAATATCTTTCGTCGGCTCCGACGGTTTCAAGGCCGTATTTCTGCTAAAAAGGGGGAACACCGTCAGTAACCCAATCGAAGAAGGGTTTGAGCTAAAGCTCTTCGATGACGAAAAGACGATGCTGGAAGAGGCGTTCAACATAATGAGCTCTTATCCTCTCGTCGCCACGTTCAACGGCGACGATTTTGATTTACCATACCTGAAGAACAGAGGCGATAAGCTCGGTATACCTAAGGAAAAGAATCCGATACTCATTGGTAGAGAAGGTGCAACGTTACGTAAGGGAATACATGTAGACCTCTACAGATTATTCCTGAACAAGTCCATACAGGTGTATGCCTTTGACAACAAGTACCGGGAGAACACGCTGGAAGCGATCTCAAGGGCACTAGTAGGTAAGGGCAAAGTGGAGATAGATAAGCCAATGGGAGAGCTAAGTCTAGAGGAGTTGGCTAGGTACAGCTTCTGGGATGCCGCGCTGGTTCACGAGCTACTTACTTTTAATGATTCGCTTCTGATCAAACTGCTCATAATATTGGCAAGGATAGGAAGGATGCCCATTGAGGAAGTTTGTAGGCACGGAGTTTCTGGTTGGATAAAGAGTCTACTCTACTTCGAGCACAGGAGGAGAGGCTACTTGATACCGAGGCAAGATGAGTTGCTCAAAGAAAAGGGGGCGATCACGACTAAGGCAATCATCGAAGGAAAGAAGTACAGAGGTGCTTTAGTTGCAGAACCAATGGCCGGCGTACACTTTGGAGTCACGGTCCTAGACTTCGCAAGCCTATATCCTTCGGCCCTCAAGGAATGGAACTTAAGTTACGAAACAGTGAGGTGTGTCCATGAAGAGTGCAAGGATAACATAATTCCAGAAACCGGTCACTGGGCTTGTAAGAAGAGGCGCGGTCTTCAAAGCCTCGTGATAGGTGCGTTGAGAGATATCAGGATTGGTTGGTATAAACCAAAGAGCGGTGACAAAACGCTCCAGCCCGAAGTAAGGAGCTGGTACGAAGTTGTCCAACGTGCTCTAAAGGTTTTGCTTAACGCTAGCTACGGCGTATTCGGTTTCTCCAACTTCCAACTCTACTGTCCACCAGTGGCTGAGAGCACCGCAGCGATAGGAAGATATGCATTCAAAATGACTTTAAAGAAGGCAAAAGAATTGGGAATACAAGTAGTCTACGGCGATACGGACTCTCTCTTCTTGAAGACGAACGACCCGAAGCTCATAGACGAACTCATATCATGGGCGAAGAACACGTTAAGGTTGGACCTCGAAGTTGACAAGGTTTACAGGTACGTGGTATTCTCCACAAGGAAAAAGAATTACCTTGGTGTGACAACAAAGGACGTCGTTGACGTCAAAGGTCTGACAGGAAAGAAGAGACATATACCGACGTTCATAAAGGAAGCCTTTGACAACATGTTAGAAGAGTTCAAGAAAGTACAAAGCGAAGAAGACTTTGAGCAGGCTAAGCGGAACCTGCAAAACCTCTTGAGGGCATGGTATTACAAGCTGAAGAACGGACAGTTTGAGTTAGAAGATTTAGCATTTAGGGTTATGCTCTCTAAGATGCCCGAGAAGTATACGAAAACGACACCGCAACATGTCAAGGCGGCGAGGAAATTGGAGGCCGTCGGCATACAGCTGTCAGCCGGAGACATAATAAGTTTCGTCAAGACCAAGGACAAAGATGGTGTCAGACCGCTCCAGCTTGCAAGGCCGGAGCACATTGACGTCGAAAAGTACATTGACTACATGAGATCGACGTTTGAGCAAG